The following nucleotide sequence is from Williamwhitmania sp..
AACCCAGAAACTCTTTGTTTCTGATGAATTTTGGCAAAAATGAGTTTTGTTTTACTGATTAAGGGAATAATTGTTGGATTATTTGTTTCTATTCCCCTTGGCCCTATAGGTGTTCTTTGTATACAGAGAACAATTAATAAAGGACGACTCTCGGGGTTTCTTTCGGGACTTGGTGCGGCAACTGCCGATACTATTTTCGCCACCATTGCAGGTTTTAGCTTAACCTTTGTTATTAACTTTGTTGAGGAAAAGCAGTTTGTTTTCCAGCTAACAGGTGGTATTATTGTAATGTTGTTGGGAATTAAAATTTTCTATACCGATCCTATCCGTCAGCTCAAGCGTCACCGTAAGAAAAAAAGTAGTTTACTTGAAGATTACCTTTCAGTATTATTCCTTACCATCACAAATCCGCTTGCCATTTTTTTGTTTGTCGCACTGTTTGCAACGATGGGTCTGGTTTCTGACGGTGAAAGCATATTCTATGCGGGAATAATGCTTAGCGGTGTTTTCTTTGGTGCGGGACTTTGGTGGTTTACTCTGAGCACTCTTATTAATGTTTTTAGAGCTCGTTTTAGATTGAAACAGTTGTGGTGGATTAACAAGATATCAGGTGGCGTTATTTTTCTTTTAGGATTAATTGCCGCAACTGATACTCTATTTCCATTTTTTACTAACTTGTAGTGGCGTTTGGATTGATGTAAAGCCCGATAAAAAGATATTGAAATATGCCTAATTCAAACCTGTTGTTCAAGATTTTTCAGTTTAATCTTTCGGAAAGAATGCCGGAAGAAGCAAAACGTAAGGCCTCCATTCTCAATCTGGTTGGGTTTGTTTCGTTGATTCTTTATACTGTATATGGTATTGTGGGTTTAGTCGCCGACAATACTGTTGTGGTGATCAGCTCGTTTGCTGGATTCTTGATCACATTGGTGGTTCTACTGATTCTTCTTCGTGCTGGTAAAATTACTCTGGCTGCTTACTTCTTGTCATTTGCCATTTTTATGACTGGCCTTGCAATGGCCTATGTAGGAGTAGCAGACCAATATGCTGTTGCAATTAGTTACTTGTTGCCGATCTTAACTATTTTTGCCTTTACTTCTGGTACTGCGCTTGCGATTAACTTCCTCTACTTGCTTTTGTTTTCAGTTCTGCTCTATGTCCCCATGTTCGACAGAGTGGTAGAGTATAGTTCCGTGTTCAAAATAAGTTTCATTGCTTCTTTTGTTGCAATATCACTGTTTTATTATGTGTTCGATTATTTTAGAATCTGGGCAATGACCTCCGTAGAAAAGCAAGTGCTTTTAGAGCGAAATATTAATAAACGGAAAGACGAATTCATTTCTACCCTGTCACACCAAATACGAACTCCCCTCAATAACATTATGGTTATTGCCAACTTGGTAGATAGCTCAACGGAAGATGAAAAGTTGAAGGATTTAATAGATACCATCCATGCATCCACAAACAACCTGGTGAACGTGGTTAATAGTATGGTGGAGGTTTCCAACATTGACCTTTCGGAAAGAGACAGCTTTACCATTAACTTTAACCTTGGTGCCACAGTGGCAAATACCATAAAGTTGTTTGCTCACCAGTACTCCAATAACGTTCAGTTTAACCTGAAGATCGATGAAATTATTCCAGGACTAATAGGGGGTGAGCCAGTTAAGATAAAGCAGATATTTCTGAACATTATTGAGAGTCTGATAAAAACAAAAAGTAGCAGCCGAATTAAGATTGACATTTTGGTTAAAAAGAGTAGTGAAACGGCTGATAAGGTTGATCTATTATTTGAACTCAAAAGCAATAGCCCCATATTTATTCCTGCGGGTGATGGTAAAAACCAGCTGATTACAAGTGATCTTGTTGGAAATGCTATTGGAAGCCAGGTGCTTGTTGACGTTCTAGACCTAAAGATTACGCAACGACTCATTGAGCGAAATGGAGGGAAACTGACCATCGTTCTTAATACCGATTCATCTACTTTCTCCTTCCCATATTCATTCAATAAGGTCAACGATCCAATGGCACCGCTGAAAGAAGTTGTCGAGAATCCGACTGAAAGCACAGACTTCTCTGTTAGCACAGCTTATGTACCTCTGCGGAAAATCGATTTGTTAGATGCAAACGTTTTGTTGGTTGAAGATAATTTGATTAACCAGAAGATTGTTATTCTGAGTCTTAAGAAAATTGTGAAGAATATTGAAATTGCCAACAATGGTAAGGAGGCACTCGATAGATTTGGAACGAGCCGTTTCGATATAATTCTCATGGATATCCAAATGCCCATTATGAATGGTATCGTAACCACCAGAAAAATTAGGGAAATTGAAGCCTCAACTAACACCCATACACCCATAATTGCCATTACAGCCAATGCCCTTCAGGGCGATCGTGAGGAGTGTATTGCCGCAGGTATGGATGATTACCTTAGCAAGCCTTTCCAAATTGAGGTTCTGATACAAAAGATGAAACGGCTATTAACTGGAACTAACTAGCTTGCAATAATCCAATCCAACAGATATGTAAAGAGAAGAATTCTTATTGCGGACGAACTAGTTAAAAACCATTTGACATAGGAATAAAAAGAGATCCCCGGAAGTAATCCGGGGATCTCTTTTTGATTATGCTGAGAAGAAGTTGCAGGTTGTATTACTTTCCCGCACTGTGCTTCGTTTCGTAAATCTTTTTTCCATTATCCAAAAACTGAATAAAGTTGTCGATGCTGAGATCATAGGCATGAGGATCACCGAGTGGTTTCTCATCTTGATCGGTAATGATGTAGTAGGGTTGTCCGTTTAATCCGAACTTAGCCACTTGGATATCCTTGTTTTTTTCTCCTAGCGTTGTTTTTAATTGACCGTCGAGATTTGATTTATATTGTTCTGAATCAGGCAACTTTGCTGGTTCGTCAACATACAGGGCAACAACCACAAAGTTGTCGCGAAGCCGCTGAATAATTCTAGGGTCGGAGAGCACTTGCCCCTCCATCTTTTTGCATTCACGGCAGGTGTGGCCAACGAAATCAATGAAAAGGGGTTTGTTTGCCAATCTAGCGGCTGCCAAAGCTTCGTCGTAGTCGAAGTAGCCTTGTAATCCAAATGGTAAATGAAGAATATCAGAATACTTGGCGGTAATTTTGGGTTCAGTGTTATTGGCTCCTGTTGCGGTTGGAGAGGCTTGCTTTTCGTAAAATGCTGCGTTTTCACCTTCGTTTGGAAGCAACCCCGAGAGTGTCTTTAACGGTGCACCAAAGAGTCCGGGGATTAGGTAAATAACAAAGGAAAAGGTGAGTATTGCAAGCATGAGCCGGAAGAACCCAACGTGCTTAACCTCGCTATCCAGCTTAAATTTAATCTTACCAAGAAGGTAAAGCCCAAGCATGCTGAAAATTGCAATCCAGAGGCTCAGGAAAATCTCCCTTGTAAGGATGTTCCAGTGGTAAACGCTATCGATTACCAAGAAGAACTGGAGTGAGAAGGCAAGCAAAATGAAGCCCATAACCACCTTAACGGCATTGAGCCAACCTCCCGATTTTGGTAAGTTCTTGAGCAGAGAGGGAAATGCTGCCAGAACAACAAATGGGAGAGCGAATGCCGCGGAAAAGCTCAACATTCCAATAATGGGGCGGAGCGAAACTCCAGTAGCTGATTGAACCAGTAGTGCACCTACAAAAGGTCCTACACACGACAAGCTGACGATCACTGTGGTGAGCCCAAGGAAGAACGAACCAATGAGACCGCCTTTTTCTGCCTTGCTATCTGCCTTTGAGGCAAGTGAGCCGGGAAGTACAATTTCGAAAACGCCAAAGAGCGAAGCAGCAAATACTAAGAAAAGCACGCCAAAGATGAGGTTGGTAATCCAACTAGAAGTGATCTGGTTGGTAATATCACTACCAACTCCTGGTAACGATACGATTACGCCAAGAAGTGTGTATGTCAATATTATGGAGAAGCCAAACACTGCAGCATTGAGAATTGAACTCGCCTTCGACGTTTGCTTGCTCATAAAGAAGGAAACTGTCATGGGAATCATTGGGAATACACAAGGTGTTAGAAGTGCTCCAAATCCAGTAAGAATGGCAAGTAAAATAAATCCACCCATCGATTTGGTCTCTTTGGAAGTTGGCTTAGCTGCCATTACCACTGTCTTGGCTGTATCTGCTTTCACTTCAGCAACAGCCGTTTTGGTGGTGGTGTCAGCGGTGGTGCTGCTGGAAGCAACTGCTGCCTTATTCTCCGGAAGGGCAATGGAGAAATTTTGCTCACTATACATGCAGGTGCCCTCCTTGCATGTTTGGTAGGCGATGTTCCCCTCCACGGTTTTAGCGTTTCCAACTTTTATTTTCTGGGTAAATTCGGCTTTTCCAGTGAAGTATTTAACGTTTAATTTGAATACGTCATCGTAAACCACGGTGGGCGCTGGGGTAAAGTTCATTTTCCCCACAAACTTATAACCATCCTTGTTCTTAAATGTGAAGACGGTCGATTGTGGCCCTCCCTCAGGAAGGTCAAGCCCATACATGTGCCATTCCCTGTCGATGTTGGCAGTAAAGTGAAGCACAACGTCTCCATTAGACACTGATTCGGCCGAGAATTTCCATTTCACATTGTTCTGCACCTGAGCCGTGCCAACTAGGCTGGTGAATAGTCCTGCAATGGTAAGTAGATAAAATGCAGCTCTTTTCATATTTGGATGATTGATTTTGTGAGAAGACAAATGTAATAAAAAACAAAAAAACCGAGCCATTGTGGCTCGGTTCATCAACTGTTTTGTAAATTAATAGGTTAGCTCATCGCCATGTCTGTCGAAAATGTGATATTCCAAGAAGGCATAGGCCGTAGCTGGCTTTACCTTTAGAATACAACGGTATTTTAGCGACCAACGAAGCCTTTTGGGGAAGAATCCTCTGTTGAGGAAAGAGGCAACGTAAGGATGAACTTTGAGCGTTAGAATAGCTTGTTTCTTATCTCGGGCAAGGTAAGCTACCTGGTTTTCAATCTCGGTATCGAGCAGAATGCTTGGTCCAATCTCGCCACTACCGTTACAGGTGGGGCACTTTTCTTGAGTGTGGATGTGCATTTCTGGTCGAACCCGTTGCCGGGTAATCTGCATTAACCCAAATTTTGATAAGGGTAGAATGTTGTGCTTTGCCCGGTCTTTGGCCATTGCCTCTCGCATTCGGTCGAAAACCATCTGCTTGTTATCCGGGTTGTGCATGTCGATAAAGTCGACAACGATAATCCCTCCCATATCCCTAAGACGAAGCTGTCGGGCAATTTCATCGGCAGCCGATAGATTAACCTCCATCGCGTTCGTTTCTTGATCGCTAGAGGCCTTGCTACGGTTACCGCTGTTAACGTCTATTACGTGAAGTGCTTCGGTGTGCTCTATAATAAGATATGCCCCACTTTTAAAGGAGACAGTTTTCCCAAAGAGCGCTTTAATCTGTTTCTCAATGCCAAATTGTTCGAAAATTGGCACGCCTCCAGCATAAAATTTCACAATTTTCTCCTTCTCGGGAGCAATTGTGGCAATGTAGCTGCGGATGTCGTGAAAAATTGCCTCGTCGTTTATCCAAATGTTGCTAAACGACACCGTCAGTAAATCACGCAGAATGGTGGAGGTTCTGTCGAGCTCGCTCACTAGGAGCGTAGGAATATTATTTGTTCGAAGCTTTTCAAAGGCGCTTTCCCACTTCTTAATAAGACCACGAAGTTCGGCGTCGAGCACTGCAACCTTCTTCCCCTCTGCTGCTGTGCGTACGATTACCCCATAGCCATCAGGCATGATGCTTTGCATCAACCTTTTTAGTCTTTTCTTCTCCTCCAGTGAGGAGATTTTTTGTGAAATGGAAATTTTGTCTGAAAACGGAATGAGCACGATATTTCTACCGGCAATTGAAATTTCCGAACCGAGCCTTGGTCCCTTGGTGGAGATGGGTTCTTTAGCAATTTGAACCATTACCACCTGTCCAGAAGTGAGGACGTCGGTGATTTTTCCGTTTTTGTCTAGATCTTTTTCCGGTTTAAAACTTGCAATGCCAATGGGTTTACCTTTCCTCGAAAGATGAATGTTTACATACTTTACGAGGGTTTTAAACTGTGGCCCAAGATCTAGGTAGTGGAGAAATGCGTCTTTTTCGTAACCAACGTCAACAAAAGCAGCATTTAGTCCAGGCATAATCTTTTTAACCTTGCCTAGGTAAATGTCACCGACAGAGAACTGCAGGTTGCTCTTTTCCTTATTGAGTTCCAGCAGTTGCTTGTCTTCCAGAAGGGCTATGGCAATATCGGAGGGAGTTACGTTAATAATTAGATCGTTACTCGCAGCCATAAACTTTTGTTGGAAGGTTTAAATTATTGGATGTGCTACAATAGATTAAACCTAAAGAATCGAGGACTCTTTAGGTTTAATCCATGATTAGAATATAGGCGTTAAAAGCCTATGAAGACTAACGGTTTTTCTTTTTGTGGCGATTTTTACGGAGGCGTTTCTTCCGTTTGTGTGTCGCCATTTTATGTCTCTTCCTTTTTTTTCCGCAAGGCATGACACGTAGGTGTTTAGAAGTTAATAATAAATTTTTTCAGCACTACTTTTTTACATGACTCTTAACCTTAGAGACAAAGCTCTTTGCGGGTTTGAAGGATGGGATGAAGTGCTCAGGAATGATGATGGTAGTGTTTTTGGAAATGTTCCTTGCAGTTTTTTGGGCTCTTTTCTTTACGATAAAGCTGCCAAAGCCACGCAAGTAGACATTTTTTTCTTTCACAAGAGAATCCTTGATTGACTCCATGAAAGCTTCTACCGCCTTCTGTACCGTTATCTTTTCGATACCGGTATTCTTCGAGATCTCGTTTACAATATCTGCCTTAGTCATTTTTAAAAACCTTTAATTATCAATGTTTTAAAAACTTCTTGAGTTTCGGATTGCAAATATAAATGAATTAATCCTATTTAAGAAATTCATAACCATTATTTTTGATTTCCTTTATGAAGAATTTTATGACATGGTGTTTGGTAAGGCTCTGATTGATTGGTATCACACACATAAGCGTGATTTACCGTGGCGGCACACCCGTAACCCCTACTTTATTTGGATATCAGAGATTATTTTGCAGCAAACCCGCGTACAGCAGGGCTACAGCTACTACCTTCGCTTTGTTGAGGCATTTCCAACAATTGAGGATTTAGCCAACGCTCCACTCGAAAGAGTCCTTAAAGTATGGCAGGGGTTAGGGTATTACACCCGTGCCCGGAATATTCACCAGACGGCTAAAAGCATTGTTTCCGATTTTGATGGTCGATTGCCCGAATCGTATGATGCCCTAATAAAACTCAAGGGGATTGGCGACTATACCGCTGCAGCCATTGCCTCCTTTGCATTTGATGAACCGGTTGCGGCCATCGATGGGAATGTATACCGTATATATAGCCGCATCTTTGGCATTTATGCACCGGTGGACAAGGGCGATGGAAAGCGCGCACTACGGCAAATTGCTTCAGATGAGCTCGACAGGGAAACCCCAGCATTATTTAACCAAGCAATCATGGACTTGGGTGGACAGATTTGCCTACCAAAGAATCCGCTTTGCGAGGAATGTCCTGTAAATGCTATGTGTTATGCATATAAAAGTAAGGAGACTCCCAATTTGCCAGTCAAGTCGGTAAAGGTAAAGGTGCGTGACCGTTTTTTTTACTATATTATAGTAATGCGTGGCAGTAGCACCTTTATTCGGCAAAGGGATCAAAAGGATATATGGCACAGCTTGTTTGAATTTCCACTGGTGGAGGTGAACCGGAGGTTGTCGCTTGAGGAACTACCGCTAACTGCTGAATGGCTCGATATA
It contains:
- a CDS encoding Rne/Rng family ribonuclease: MAASNDLIINVTPSDIAIALLEDKQLLELNKEKSNLQFSVGDIYLGKVKKIMPGLNAAFVDVGYEKDAFLHYLDLGPQFKTLVKYVNIHLSRKGKPIGIASFKPEKDLDKNGKITDVLTSGQVVMVQIAKEPISTKGPRLGSEISIAGRNIVLIPFSDKISISQKISSLEEKKRLKRLMQSIMPDGYGVIVRTAAEGKKVAVLDAELRGLIKKWESAFEKLRTNNIPTLLVSELDRTSTILRDLLTVSFSNIWINDEAIFHDIRSYIATIAPEKEKIVKFYAGGVPIFEQFGIEKQIKALFGKTVSFKSGAYLIIEHTEALHVIDVNSGNRSKASSDQETNAMEVNLSAADEIARQLRLRDMGGIIVVDFIDMHNPDNKQMVFDRMREAMAKDRAKHNILPLSKFGLMQITRQRVRPEMHIHTQEKCPTCNGSGEIGPSILLDTEIENQVAYLARDKKQAILTLKVHPYVASFLNRGFFPKRLRWSLKYRCILKVKPATAYAFLEYHIFDRHGDELTY
- a CDS encoding LysE family transporter — encoded protein: MSFVLLIKGIIVGLFVSIPLGPIGVLCIQRTINKGRLSGFLSGLGAATADTIFATIAGFSLTFVINFVEEKQFVFQLTGGIIVMLLGIKIFYTDPIRQLKRHRKKKSSLLEDYLSVLFLTITNPLAIFLFVALFATMGLVSDGESIFYAGIMLSGVFFGAGLWWFTLSTLINVFRARFRLKQLWWINKISGGVIFLLGLIAATDTLFPFFTNL
- a CDS encoding cytochrome c biogenesis protein CcdA — protein: MKRAAFYLLTIAGLFTSLVGTAQVQNNVKWKFSAESVSNGDVVLHFTANIDREWHMYGLDLPEGGPQSTVFTFKNKDGYKFVGKMNFTPAPTVVYDDVFKLNVKYFTGKAEFTQKIKVGNAKTVEGNIAYQTCKEGTCMYSEQNFSIALPENKAAVASSSTTADTTTKTAVAEVKADTAKTVVMAAKPTSKETKSMGGFILLAILTGFGALLTPCVFPMIPMTVSFFMSKQTSKASSILNAAVFGFSIILTYTLLGVIVSLPGVGSDITNQITSSWITNLIFGVLFLVFAASLFGVFEIVLPGSLASKADSKAEKGGLIGSFFLGLTTVIVSLSCVGPFVGALLVQSATGVSLRPIIGMLSFSAAFALPFVVLAAFPSLLKNLPKSGGWLNAVKVVMGFILLAFSLQFFLVIDSVYHWNILTREIFLSLWIAIFSMLGLYLLGKIKFKLDSEVKHVGFFRLMLAILTFSFVIYLIPGLFGAPLKTLSGLLPNEGENAAFYEKQASPTATGANNTEPKITAKYSDILHLPFGLQGYFDYDEALAAARLANKPLFIDFVGHTCRECKKMEGQVLSDPRIIQRLRDNFVVVALYVDEPAKLPDSEQYKSNLDGQLKTTLGEKNKDIQVAKFGLNGQPYYIITDQDEKPLGDPHAYDLSIDNFIQFLDNGKKIYETKHSAGK
- the mutY gene encoding A/G-specific adenine glycosylase, translating into MVFGKALIDWYHTHKRDLPWRHTRNPYFIWISEIILQQTRVQQGYSYYLRFVEAFPTIEDLANAPLERVLKVWQGLGYYTRARNIHQTAKSIVSDFDGRLPESYDALIKLKGIGDYTAAAIASFAFDEPVAAIDGNVYRIYSRIFGIYAPVDKGDGKRALRQIASDELDRETPALFNQAIMDLGGQICLPKNPLCEECPVNAMCYAYKSKETPNLPVKSVKVKVRDRFFYYIIVMRGSSTFIRQRDQKDIWHSLFEFPLVEVNRRLSLEELPLTAEWLDICGAGSVEIAYISNEVKHVLSHQHLYTRFFVVRVDRPSYFLKQKYMEISSSTLHNYSTPRLIDNFLAAEPLEKYCK
- a CDS encoding response regulator, giving the protein MPNSNLLFKIFQFNLSERMPEEAKRKASILNLVGFVSLILYTVYGIVGLVADNTVVVISSFAGFLITLVVLLILLRAGKITLAAYFLSFAIFMTGLAMAYVGVADQYAVAISYLLPILTIFAFTSGTALAINFLYLLLFSVLLYVPMFDRVVEYSSVFKISFIASFVAISLFYYVFDYFRIWAMTSVEKQVLLERNINKRKDEFISTLSHQIRTPLNNIMVIANLVDSSTEDEKLKDLIDTIHASTNNLVNVVNSMVEVSNIDLSERDSFTINFNLGATVANTIKLFAHQYSNNVQFNLKIDEIIPGLIGGEPVKIKQIFLNIIESLIKTKSSSRIKIDILVKKSSETADKVDLLFELKSNSPIFIPAGDGKNQLITSDLVGNAIGSQVLVDVLDLKITQRLIERNGGKLTIVLNTDSSTFSFPYSFNKVNDPMAPLKEVVENPTESTDFSVSTAYVPLRKIDLLDANVLLVEDNLINQKIVILSLKKIVKNIEIANNGKEALDRFGTSRFDIILMDIQMPIMNGIVTTRKIREIEASTNTHTPIIAITANALQGDREECIAAGMDDYLSKPFQIEVLIQKMKRLLTGTN
- a CDS encoding HU family DNA-binding protein encodes the protein MTKADIVNEISKNTGIEKITVQKAVEAFMESIKDSLVKEKNVYLRGFGSFIVKKRAQKTARNISKNTTIIIPEHFIPSFKPAKSFVSKVKSHVKK